In Lytechinus pictus isolate F3 Inbred chromosome 17, Lp3.0, whole genome shotgun sequence, the genomic window atatatatatatatatatatatatatatatatacgggGAGCCgacatcttttttattttgaagattaACAgtacttcaaaacagagctcatGGTATTAAGAATGGTTTGATTACAGATCCTTTTCCAGAACGCTGCTTTTTTCgttgatttatttatatataatgaataacaaaatacaataaatgtatgtatatctctttatttatctgttttatttatcaatAACTCTATCTTGCTCTTTTTGTACGttataatcataaatacaacTAAATTATTATCAACTAAGTTCAACATTCATCGCAATGGCTTGTGTCGATACTCGTGTGAGATTCCATACTGAATGTACGGCCTTGACGTCCTATACCAAGGACGCGGAGTATACGATCCAGTGGAACCGAGTCAGTGGGTGTCTCTTGCTTGAATTCTAAAAGAACTTTGCCACCtatcaaaataaatgaacaaataataatttcccTAAGTAGTATTAGAGGTAGTGTTGTTAAGAGTAGTAGCGGTATAGTAGTAGGAGCAGTAGACGTAGAAgaattagaagtagtagttgtagtagtagtagtagtagtaacagcagTAGAaacagtagaagtagtagtagtagtagtagtagtagtagtagtagtagtagtagtagtagtagcaacaatagtagtagtagtagtagtagtagtggttgtAGTTGTAGAATCGGTCtaggtagtagtggtggtggaggtgtggtagtaggaggaggaggagtagtagtagtagtagtagtagtagcagtagtagtacctcgactactactacttctactactactactactactactactactactactactactactactactactactactaccactactactactactactactactactactactcctaccactcctcttcctcctcctactactactactacttcaactactgctgctgctgctactactacaacaacaactactactactactcctactactactactactattgttGATGCGGCTGCTGCTATTAGTGATTGTAGTAATGATTACAGTAGTATACATTCGTAGTGGTTCATAGATTTTCATAACCTAAATTGGTTATCGTTTGTCCTTCTTTTTATATCAGCGAGTTTTCGCATTGTCACGCAgaacgctttcaagaacatagaaaatatatttgtcaAATTCTCTTCATGACAATgggcaaccaagaagtctttgtcgaaaatcggtgaattaAAACAGTAGTTTCGTCTTGAGCAAACTACAtacttgcaatttttcgtcatctCCGAAGTTATAACGAAGTTATTGGATTTTAAAATTTGTCTATATTTtgagaaaacatttatatgcacatcgtcatgaatattggTAGGTGGGCTGAAGATGTCACATCCAcaatttcctttttcttatgttattacatgaaataataaatgtttaatttttcatacatgtgtaagtgatgtgtctccattatgatgaaataagttgtgccAATAAATAACTATGTACTTCaccagttgtcaatccaattgttttagttcatGGTAGAaactttttgaataaacctaatttcatataataaaatacaaaagaacaagtggggatttgaaatcatcagcccacctacatgtaatgaatatttataaagacatgactagaactgtttcaccggaataatgcaaatctttaaaattcaataactttgttatttgttatccgattttgatcaaattttcagtattttgctttgcgaattctactctatttattgagatatggaTATCTCCAGCCTAGACCATCTCTTTAACTGGACAGCACAAGCCTGGGGTTGGATACACAGCCACAACACTAAATGCCCTTTGGCCAAGGTATTTTATGCAACGATGCTACtttattcttcatttcaaatGGATAAATCATATATTCGTATCAATGTGTgcaagcataaaaaaaaaatccaggtacaagcattaaaaaaaaaatgttgcagctTACCTTTATCAATGACTAAAGTACCGCCCATCTGAAGGGTATCACCACTCATGTTCCCGCTGATACCCTGACTTTTTGCCTtcgaaaatattcattaaatcaATGAGGGAGAGGGGacagagaaaaagaaggggaggtggtaaataaattaaatttaattATGTAGATAGGCCTTATATCAATATAACGAAAACTTAAAATGCTTGGTTTTATGGTGATAataaaaatgcttctttttgtttatttgcatgCTGATGTTGTTATTAGCTATAGAACtgtattttatttaaatgaaataatagtaCATGTCAATCATGATATTGACATGGGCTGACATCGGCTTATGTCTAGTATCGAGcatgaaaaatgatttttaaattaataatgGTCATGCGTGGTTAtatgataattgaaattaaattatttatatttagaaacAAAACTGTGAGCAGAAATGCTCCCCCTGGAAAATTGTGGATagactccgggggggggggggggggggggtgtttcacaaggaTATAAGTATGATTAAGAGCCGCACTTGAATACCGAGTTGCGTatggtatgaaaggcttgaccgcattggtcagatcgtctcatgtagtgcgcgtcctcatgagACGACCGTATAAGATCTTATAAGATCGCGCGTTGGATATCATGTACACGTCGGCATTTTTAAAGTGCGACTTAAGTATACTTAAatgtttgtgaaacacccctggactaataaaaaagaatgagataaaaaaaatcaaagagtaAGTACCTTACTAATTGCTTCCCTCGATCTCTTGGTGAATAAACAGGCAATTATTGTCATAAAGGTATACCGCTCGAAATTCAGCACTCCGTATATCTTCTTTTGTCGGTCAATGTATAATTCTGGTatcaattataataatgatgatattaatggaAAGACgttcataaaaataaaacagaaaattggTATCAAACATGAATTCAAGCTATTGAGATCACCGTTTGCCAACAGAAATGCAAAAAGCAAGCAGCCCCTCCCCTTCCCTAAACATGCTAAACGGGATTTATCCCAATGTCCACAATACAAACACACACGAGCTCACACAATGAATATTGATAACAatcatataatataaaaaatttaaaaaatagatataaataggtagaaataatgaataaatagaaaaataaaaagatcattgaaaaaaaataaaaacaagcacatatctgattcaggtaaaaaaaaaaagaagtaatttCACAATCTGAAAGCACATAGGGGAGGGGTGCGTGGCACAGCCTCAATCCGGgaccagaggggggggggaggagtggATATTCTCTCTATAGATCTGCACCTACCTCCTTTCCAAAATCCCGATTCGAGGAATTCCTTCGCACCCGTCTCTTCCATTCCAATAGCTACCATTCGAACGTTGGCGGCGTCAAGCCTCGGTTTCAAATGAGTCAGGTCACGTGATCCCATCCGACAAACCGGACAACCGAAACGCCTCAGGAACTGAATCACGCATGCGCTCTCACTCCAAAGGGACGATAATTTAGTCGTCTGAAGATAACATGAATATAgtcattacaaaaaataaataacaaatacataaaatggTAATGCATGTACATACACGAACCTATCAAAGctcatattgaaaatgaaataaaagtttctcttttttttgcaatttgctACTAAATGCAGATATCACAGTTTTGTGATTGGGGCATTCCAGATTATTTGTGTACATCACCAAACaaaatcgtaaaaaaaaaaaaaaaaaaacgaaaatataGGCTAAGCTGTGcatgacttttaaaaaaattactatgtCGAGAGACATGATGAAAAAACTTCGTTTGATAAACCTTTCTTATTTGTTACACCATTTCGGGCAAAAAGTGATGGTGTTTTTGTTCAAAGGAATCTTATAATGAAACTTGAAATGTGTATTTTTGTgccgcattttttttttcttttttggataaaaaaaaaaaaaaatggtaaaagaaTTGAAAGATTAAAATATTGTTAATGCTTATGTATGTACATACACGAACCTATCAAAGCtcattattgaaaatgaaataaaagtttCTCATTTTTGCAATTTGCTACAAAATACAGATATCACAGTTTTGTGACTATGGCATTCTAAATCAGTTTGTACATCACCAAACAGAATCGTTAACAATtgaaaaataacgaaaatataGGCTTAGCTGTGcatgacttgaaaaaaaaattactatgtcGAGATATTAAAAAACGtcgtttgataattttttcttatttgttacACCATTTCTGGCAAAAagtgatggtgatttttttcaaaggaatctTATAATGAAActtaaaatgtgtatttttgtgccgcatttttaaattttttgttggattataaaaaaaataaatggtaaaAGAATTGAAAGATTAAAAGATTGTTATCGCTACAAATAGTTGCTCTCCTCCCCCTAACTATATACATTATGACATGTACTTCGATatttaaatgtcataattttacgCTTATACCattttgataattataatagatatttttatcataaaaggaaaaaaagcagaataaaagcaaaagaagaaagaaatagaaaagtcTTACCTCGCCTGTCTCCACATTTTCAATGATATTATCTCCAATGTTACGGGAATCCATCTTAacggacaatttttttttttttttgggaaagAAGCCTTTTTTACGAACACCCTCACTGCTGCATTTTAACACGTCTTCTGAATCTGAAATGGAAGATATTTACTGGCGCCTGAGAATAAATCCCATCATCTCATCAACAGGCATCCGCACGCACAATGTCACAGGCATTCTTGATTAACGAGGTTTCGTAATCCATGTAATTAATAAAAGATAATAAGTCCGAGCACTTAGCAGTCAGGTCCATTATTTGCTGACCATCAAAAGGATGAGTTCACACTTTCATGTTTTAGAAAACAGGCTCGGCCTCCAAGCTTTCCGAAGTAAATGTTCATTGACATGTTGATAGGTTTTTTTTACGTTTCGAGTAAAGACCGCGTTCAGGTTTTCATATAAATTCTCGAAAGTAAGATATGTGTATGAAAAGGCAAAATTATGAAATGCCAAATGTTTGTTTGTAAGCGTTGTATAAAGCATATGATACAATTTCCCAATATCCGAACACCTTTTAAacgctatataaaaaaaaaatatatacattttgcaAAAAACTACTTTATTGCGAACTTGGGCCATGGAATATAATTCTGGATGTGTTCATGTCCTCTCGTAACCCATGTGAACCATGTGGACTGTCAGATGTTTCGaatgagaaaagggggaagggtTCATTATGTGTCTATATTTAATCATGATATTGgtgaattttaaacaaaataatggcaCCCTCATATCAACCATCCcctcaaaaaataaatcaatcaatagatgatagaaataataaataaaagaataatggAATGAATAAGAATTGTAGGCCTAAATCattgaaaaattaattaaaaaaataaatcatcgaATAACAagtaaagaaatacataaaataatgattaaaaaatgggTTCATCCCTCGCTATGATGTAAGCTGCCAATCATTAGAAATCGAAGGACATTCATTCCTCTGTTCGTGTtgctcaaattaattttttcccGATGCATTGCATTTATGTCTGCGTTCAAGGAAAAAAGGCCAAGTTATTCAACCATCTCCTCATTATGTGCGTGTGGGTGCACGTGTGTATGTGCGtgtctctctcccctctctgctactttttcttcattatgtaCACTATTTTTAAGGCACCTGTTTATCGACATCCAGTTGACACAATGTAAGTTTGAATATGTTAATTTCTAAAAGAGCATGCAGGACAATTAGGTGAACAtatttacttttatttgcaAGCACGCTTTGTCAAACAAAGACTTATTACAGGCAGATGGGTTTAAACAATTGAATCTGAAACAATCTAAGCCCTGTGGCAGATACTGTGGAAGTTTTGGAAGagaaagtaattataatcattaGAGATTTCcacttaaaggtaaagtccaccccaggataGTGTTGATTTCGAtcaatatttatctatttatttatttcgttttgtttACTCAGGGTAACCCCATCAGTGGACTAAGCACTGTTTTCTTGGGGGCCCTGCATAATAGagcaaaatcaaacaagcataacgctgaaaattccatcaaaatcggatgtaaaataagaattaagacaatttaaagtttcgcttatttttcacagaacatttctatgcacaactcagtcacatgcaaatgagagagtcgatgatgtccctcactcactatttcttttgttttttattgtttgaattatacaatgtttcaatttctacagatttgacaatgaggaccaacatgaatgaaccataaaatgttaaacgaCGGTAATACCACCTGTTcaggaagaaataaaactttgtttcacaggacaaaatatttcatatttcatataatgaaatacaaaagacataGTGAGTGACTGATGTCATTAGTCCCCTCATGCATACAGACCAGGGTGTGAATGTAACtcttatgtgaaattaagcaacaaatttaaaatgtcatagctttcttattttacattcgattttgatgaaattttcagtgttatgcttgttggatttttctctatttattcaaatcaactttttcttgggggtggacttgtcctttaatactcAATCTTTATACTTCTCaattctcctcctcctcaacATCACCTTCGTCTTACAAAATTAGGCTATTACCATCTATTatagcatcatcatcatgggcGACATCATTGTATTTCGATGAGGAAGGgctcttttccttcctttcctttctttctactTGTTCTCCTCTCCCCTACCTTGAAAAATTTCcatgagagggggggggggggattccccTGACCCTGGCTTATGGCGTCTCccctgatcatcatcattaccatcaccataacatcgtcatcatcatcctcctcctccgcCAACACCCCCTCCTCCTCTCATCTTCGTCAACATCACCTGCACAAGtgacggatccagggggagggggacaTCCAGAACGTGCCTCCCTTTTGACAgccataatgaaaaaaaatcaaggtaaATTTGCTGTTTTTACTAAAGTATGCCCaacttggaaaatcctggatccgccgtTGACCTGCACCTATATAATGTCAtgaccatcaccaccatctgcttaataatcatcatctttttattaaatataattaaaggATACGATCTTATACTTTTTGGTGAAGATAATTCTATGAGCGGATCATCGATgacatattttctttgttatgaaGACCTATATAGGCCAAAATCTTTCATTTGAAAGGAAAAcgattgaaaaataaatctttCCATATTGCTCTAAAATGAAGGGTATTAGTGACTCTGTCCTTTTACAAAACGTGCAgtttaaataaacattttttttaaggctAAAGCTTTAATTTTACGACTACCGtcgaaatacatgtattccttTGAATTAAGAATGAATTAAAGATAAAATAGGTAGACCCACCCCACCCGTGCACGATTATTCAACGTGGGCGAAAGACGGTGGGGCCTGGGGAgtgttttatcaaaaattttgtctgacaagttgtcagatctgacaaatttccttgaatctgattggctgagagacaCTGTTACAATGGTAACTGTCGAATAAATTAGGATTCGTTAAATGAGaagtccgacaagtcctttcgcTCCACTCATCCACTGGACCaaa contains:
- the LOC129280092 gene encoding prostamide/prostaglandin F synthase-like gives rise to the protein MDSRNIGDNIIENVETGETTKLSSLWSESACVIQFLRRFGCPVCRMGSRDLTHLKPRLDAANVRMVAIGMEETGAKEFLESGFWKGELYIDRQKKIYGVLNFERYTFMTIIACLFTKRSREAISKAKSQGISGNMSGDTLQMGGTLVIDKGGKVLLEFKQETPTDSVPLDRILRVLGIGRQGRTFSMESHTSIDTSHCDEC